A stretch of the Halorussus vallis genome encodes the following:
- a CDS encoding fibronectin type III domain-containing protein, whose protein sequence is MARDEKARDPVARRTYLKLAGIGMFSTTSVTAGGGTAAAAQTVGYGGGGYGLVAYGGSKLVDANPAVTVDGATNVTQTAATLGGVVSDLGGATSVTVRFEYRPVGATDWTATPEQSLSATGTFGRRLTGLAAGSDYEYRATATASDGDAAASSTVTFATKRHTLVIDGGASPGTLNDYSFAVSGDVEKSAELGSIQANDTVSGSTVSGEVLAGKDGYRFTGDVTDFRVAGSPAVYLDGERVDPADLGETTYPRTLVVDGARAPRERATYEATVSGKIKKSSSLGSVQANDTIAGATASGQVYGGKDGYRFTGGLTELRVDGALTVSLGGGDGDSASAGSLPNSFVVDGTGTPNRKATYSVTVTGSVEKSGELGSLQRNDVVSGSTASGEVVGGKDGYRYSGDVTRIEVTGPAVIRFTDTDG, encoded by the coding sequence ATGGCACGCGACGAGAAGGCACGCGACCCCGTAGCGAGGCGCACCTATCTGAAACTCGCTGGTATCGGCATGTTCTCGACGACCTCGGTCACCGCCGGCGGCGGTACCGCCGCGGCCGCCCAAACCGTCGGATACGGCGGCGGCGGGTACGGACTGGTCGCCTACGGCGGCAGCAAACTGGTCGACGCGAACCCCGCCGTCACCGTCGACGGTGCGACGAACGTCACGCAGACCGCCGCGACGCTCGGCGGCGTCGTCTCCGACCTCGGCGGCGCGACGTCGGTGACCGTTCGGTTCGAGTACCGACCCGTCGGGGCGACAGATTGGACGGCGACCCCCGAACAGTCGCTCTCGGCGACCGGCACGTTCGGTCGGCGACTCACCGGACTCGCGGCGGGGTCGGACTACGAGTACCGGGCGACCGCGACCGCCAGCGACGGCGACGCGGCCGCGAGTTCGACGGTGACGTTCGCGACGAAGCGCCACACCCTCGTCATCGACGGCGGAGCGAGTCCCGGGACGTTGAACGACTACTCGTTCGCGGTGAGCGGCGACGTCGAGAAGAGCGCGGAACTCGGGTCGATCCAGGCCAACGACACCGTCTCGGGGAGCACGGTTTCCGGCGAGGTCCTCGCCGGGAAGGACGGCTACCGCTTCACCGGCGACGTGACCGACTTCCGCGTGGCGGGGTCCCCGGCCGTGTACCTCGACGGGGAGCGGGTGGACCCGGCCGACCTCGGCGAGACGACCTACCCCCGCACGCTGGTCGTCGACGGCGCCCGAGCGCCCCGCGAGCGGGCGACCTACGAGGCGACGGTGAGCGGGAAGATAAAGAAGAGCAGTTCGCTGGGCTCGGTCCAGGCGAACGATACCATCGCGGGTGCGACCGCGAGCGGACAGGTGTACGGCGGCAAGGACGGCTACCGCTTCACCGGCGGACTCACGGAACTTCGAGTGGACGGAGCGCTCACCGTCTCGCTCGGCGGCGGTGACGGCGACTCCGCGTCGGCCGGTTCGCTCCCGAACTCGTTCGTCGTCGACGGCACCGGGACGCCGAACCGAAAGGCGACGTACTCGGTCACCGTCACGGGGAGCGTCGAGAAGAGCGGCGAACTCGGCTCGCTCCAGCGGAACGACGTCGTCTCCGGGTCCACCGCCAGCGGGGAGGTCGTCGGCGGCAAGGACGGCTACCGGTACTCTGGCGACGTGACGCGAATCGAGGTCACCGGGCCGGCCGTGATACGGTTCACCGACACGGACGGCTGA
- a CDS encoding metal-dependent hydrolase → MRTEPEAGGMWPWGHLAFGYLLYSVLVRVRTRRPPGDAATVALAVGTQFPDLVDKPLAWSLDVLPSGRSLAHSAFTAAFVVFVVWAVLRRRNAETAAAAFGVGYVSHLVGDALDPVLAGDYYHLGFLGWPLVPAIEYPTEQSFVAHFRELSLGSLTSVEAGFAVAITLLWLVDGAPGARALRTIPKWARRVLSA, encoded by the coding sequence ATGCGAACGGAACCGGAAGCCGGTGGCATGTGGCCGTGGGGGCATCTCGCGTTCGGCTATCTGCTGTACTCGGTGCTGGTTCGCGTTCGAACCCGCCGACCGCCGGGTGACGCGGCGACCGTCGCGCTCGCGGTCGGCACCCAGTTTCCGGACCTCGTGGACAAACCGCTGGCGTGGTCGCTGGACGTCCTCCCGAGCGGACGCTCGCTCGCTCACTCGGCGTTCACCGCTGCGTTCGTCGTCTTCGTCGTCTGGGCCGTCCTCCGCCGACGGAACGCCGAAACCGCGGCCGCGGCATTCGGCGTCGGCTACGTCTCGCACCTGGTGGGCGACGCGCTCGACCCCGTGCTCGCCGGCGACTACTACCATCTCGGATTCCTCGGCTGGCCGCTGGTTCCCGCCATCGAGTACCCGACCGAACAGAGCTTCGTCGCCCACTTCCGCGAACTGAGCCTCGGGTCGCTGACGTCGGTCGAAGCGGGGTTCGCCGTCGCGATAACGCTCCTCTGGCTGGTCGACGGAGCGCCCGGAGCGAGGGCCCTCAGAACGATTCCGAAGTGGGCCCGACGAGTGCTGTCGGCCTGA
- a CDS encoding oligosaccharide flippase family protein, giving the protein MDLIKAGFKLFGAKTVGAVVTFAGTVVVARELGAGVLGSFFLFQAVLGILATPADFGLRAAVEKRLSEGEAPDEVYTSGLLLKLAPLAVVVAAILVFRSTLNSYFGVPLAYYLAATLVLQELADLSLRVLRGELRVGETYALQFLRDAGWVVIGVPLLAVGLDVYALVYGLLLSFVVTVVWGASKTTLGFRRPTRRHASSLWSYAKFDVVSGIGKHFYSRMDLLILAVFLPKSAVSSYEIAWLVTMVVILAGESVALTIFPQVSEWSAQKATDRIESILPVALTPGLLIAIPAFAGTALFSREILGIVFGEAYTVASVALVILMGEKVIQTVHLVFGRALRAIDHADLSARATTVAIVVNVVLNVVLIAEFGLVGAAIATSVSFGLNTVLHAIYLNRFVTIELPLREAACGTVAALGMAGLLLGVKQTVTIRTVPVLLAVVGLGAVTYFGLLLLFRPIREDVLVQVRHVLTA; this is encoded by the coding sequence ATGGACCTGATAAAGGCCGGCTTCAAGCTCTTCGGCGCGAAGACGGTCGGCGCGGTCGTCACCTTCGCGGGAACCGTCGTCGTCGCCCGCGAACTGGGCGCGGGGGTCCTCGGGAGCTTCTTCCTGTTCCAGGCGGTGCTCGGCATCCTGGCCACGCCCGCCGACTTCGGGCTCCGAGCGGCGGTCGAGAAACGTCTCAGCGAGGGGGAAGCCCCGGACGAGGTGTACACGTCGGGCCTCCTGCTCAAACTGGCCCCGCTGGCGGTGGTCGTCGCGGCCATCCTCGTCTTCCGGTCGACCCTCAACTCCTACTTCGGGGTACCGCTCGCGTACTACCTCGCGGCCACGCTGGTGTTGCAGGAACTCGCCGACCTGTCGCTCAGGGTGCTCCGAGGGGAACTGCGCGTCGGCGAAACCTACGCGCTCCAGTTCCTCCGCGACGCCGGCTGGGTCGTCATCGGTGTTCCGCTGCTGGCGGTGGGGTTGGACGTGTACGCGCTCGTGTACGGGCTCCTCCTGAGCTTCGTCGTCACGGTCGTCTGGGGCGCCTCCAAGACGACGCTCGGCTTCCGAAGACCGACCCGCCGACACGCCTCGTCACTCTGGTCCTACGCGAAGTTCGACGTCGTCTCGGGGATCGGGAAGCACTTCTACAGTCGGATGGACCTGCTGATACTCGCGGTGTTCCTCCCCAAGTCGGCGGTGAGCAGCTACGAAATCGCCTGGCTCGTCACGATGGTCGTGATTCTGGCGGGCGAGTCCGTCGCGCTGACCATCTTCCCCCAGGTGAGCGAGTGGAGCGCACAGAAGGCGACGGACCGAATCGAGTCGATACTCCCCGTCGCGCTCACGCCCGGACTGCTGATCGCCATCCCGGCGTTCGCCGGCACCGCGCTGTTCTCGCGGGAGATTCTGGGCATCGTCTTCGGCGAGGCGTACACCGTGGCCTCCGTCGCCCTCGTCATCCTGATGGGCGAGAAGGTGATACAGACCGTCCACCTCGTGTTCGGCCGGGCGCTCCGGGCCATCGACCACGCCGACCTCTCCGCGCGCGCGACGACCGTCGCCATCGTGGTGAACGTCGTCCTCAACGTCGTCCTGATAGCCGAGTTCGGCCTCGTCGGCGCGGCGATCGCGACGTCCGTTTCGTTCGGTCTGAACACGGTCCTCCACGCGATTTACTTGAATCGGTTCGTGACCATCGAACTGCCGCTCCGGGAGGCCGCCTGCGGGACGGTCGCCGCGCTCGGGATGGCCGGCCTGCTGCTCGGCGTCAAGCAGACGGTCACCATCCGGACGGTGCCGGTGCTGCTGGCCGTCGTGGGCCTCGGGGCGGTGACGTACTTCGGACTGCTGTTGCTGTTCCGTCCCATCAGAGAGGACGTGCTGGTCCAGGTCCGGCACGTCCTGACCGCGTAG